CTAACTCCCCGAAAGGTATTTCCAAAGTTGCATCTTTATGGGTACTGAAAATACATTGGGAAAGAATTAAATCATCAGGACTGGTGGACATATTCATTTTTATTGCTTGATATTTTATTATTATAGTTACCCCTCACATTTATTCCACAAATAATTAACTAAGTTTTATACTTAATTTACTTGCAGCAACCTGCAACCTAACCATTTCAAGATTTATAAATTCAAAATTCCCTCCGTCACAATTACTGACTCTCCCCCCACTTTAATTTCCTCAATTATATTATTTCTTTTAAGGGCGATCGCCTTTATCCGACTAGGGCGCCCCATCTCCAATCCCTGTTCAATGGTCCAACACCAACACCCATCCCCATGCTTATATTTTGCCAAATAACCAGCAAAAGCCGTCGCCGCCGACCCTGTAGCAGGATCTTCAGTAATATTAAGAGCAGGGGCAAACATCCTCACCTGAAAACTATCCTTCCCAGTTGGGACGAAAAGATAAACATGGGGCGACCAAAAATCTTTTAATACCCTCTCCCAAACCCCCAAATCCACCTTTGCCCGACCCAAAGCATCCCTATCACGAAGAGGAATTAACAAAAACGGTAAACCACAAGAAGCCCCCATAGGTACAAAATCATCCACCATCAAATCATCTATTCCCAAAGATAAAACTTGAGCCAAATCCTCCCTCGAAGGACAATCAAGATAAAATTCAGGGGTAGAAGGTGCTTGTAATTGAGTCCATATCTTATCCCCCTGCTCCCTAAAAATGGTTACAGGCACATCCCCCACCCCCTCCCGTAAAATAATCTCCCTTTGCTCAGAATTAAGGTCAAACTTACCCAACTTTGCCAACAAAAAAGCCGTGCCAATGGTAGGATGTCCTGCAAAAGGAATCTCTCCCCCCGGGGTAAAAATGCGTAGACGAAAATCTGCCTTTGAATCCGTAAACACAAACACCGTTTCCGAAAAATTAAACTCTATGGCGATTTTTTGCATAACCTCATCACTTAAATCCTCCACTTCAGGAAAAACAGCCAATTGGTTCCCAGAAAAAAGCTGATTTGTAAAAACGTCCAAAGTATAAAATTTCATCATCAAATAAAAATAAATCTCAAATAATCACAACACATCAGTACTTTAAATTAGCAGAAAATCGCCCACTCTAATCAAGATAAAGTACAAATATAAAAACTTGATCTATAATTGGTCAATATAGCTTTACCGTCATGATTGTTCATCAATATCCAACCTTTTTATTTCTCTTCTTAAAAAGA
The sequence above is a segment of the Cyanobacterium stanieri PCC 7202 genome. Coding sequences within it:
- a CDS encoding phenazine biosynthesis protein PhzF family (PFAM: Phenazine biosynthesis-like protein~TIGRFAM: phenazine biosynthesis protein PhzF family~COGs: COG0384 epimerase PhzC/PhzF homolog~InterPro IPR003719:IPR001412~KEGG: cyh:Cyan8802_4230 phenazine biosynthesis protein PhzF family~PFAM: Phenazine biosynthesis PhzC/PhzF protein~SPTR: Phenazine biosynthesis protein PhzF family;~TIGRFAM: phenazine biosynthesis protein PhzF family); this encodes MKFYTLDVFTNQLFSGNQLAVFPEVEDLSDEVMQKIAIEFNFSETVFVFTDSKADFRLRIFTPGGEIPFAGHPTIGTAFLLAKLGKFDLNSEQREIILREGVGDVPVTIFREQGDKIWTQLQAPSTPEFYLDCPSREDLAQVLSLGIDDLMVDDFVPMGASCGLPFLLIPLRDRDALGRAKVDLGVWERVLKDFWSPHVYLFVPTGKDSFQVRMFAPALNITEDPATGSAATAFAGYLAKYKHGDGCWCWTIEQGLEMGRPSRIKAIALKRNNIIEEIKVGGESVIVTEGILNL